The following proteins are encoded in a genomic region of Chryseobacterium cucumeris:
- the rnc gene encoding ribonuclease III, producing MELQKYFSKFLLKKRKRQLTEREYFLSTELRKVLGTEVQNIALYREAFSLKNSSKNQDSNYERLEFLGDSVLGTIISCHLFQTYPQANEGYLTQMKSKIVNRKNLNKLGEDLKLTSLLQKQNSSSALGENISGNLFEALIGAVYLDFHYDTCKRIILEKLLTPSEINKLENKIVSYKGLLLEWSQKKKVNIKYETCEEIQANKSVVFRCHVWLGDEKIANATETSKKKAEEKAAQRAFYILNKKENILGNSKTL from the coding sequence ATGGAGTTACAGAAATACTTTTCTAAATTCCTTCTCAAAAAAAGAAAAAGACAATTAACGGAGAGAGAGTATTTTCTCAGTACCGAGCTTAGAAAAGTATTGGGTACCGAGGTACAGAATATTGCTCTTTACCGCGAAGCTTTTTCTTTGAAAAATTCTTCTAAAAATCAAGACAGTAATTACGAAAGACTTGAATTTTTGGGAGATTCTGTTTTGGGTACAATTATTTCTTGTCATTTGTTCCAGACTTATCCTCAGGCCAATGAGGGATACCTGACACAAATGAAATCTAAGATTGTTAATAGGAAAAACCTCAATAAATTAGGAGAAGATCTCAAGCTTACCAGCCTTTTGCAAAAGCAGAACAGCTCATCAGCTTTGGGAGAGAATATCTCTGGAAATTTATTCGAAGCCTTAATCGGTGCCGTTTATTTAGACTTCCATTATGATACCTGTAAAAGGATTATTCTGGAAAAGTTGCTGACCCCTTCCGAGATCAATAAGCTTGAAAACAAAATTGTAAGCTATAAAGGTCTCCTGCTCGAATGGAGCCAGAAGAAGAAAGTCAATATAAAGTATGAAACCTGCGAGGAAATACAGGCGAATAAATCTGTCGTATTCAGGTGCCATGTATGGCTGGGAGACGAAAAAATTGCTAATGCAACAGAGACTTCCAAGAAGAAGGCAGAGGAAAAAGCAGCACAGAGGGCATTTTATATTTTAAACAAAAAAGAAAATATACTTGGAAATTCAAAAACTTTATGA
- the fabF gene encoding beta-ketoacyl-ACP synthase II, whose product MELKRVVVTGFGAITPIGNNAKEYWENLVKGESGAAPITLFDATNFKTKFACEVKNFDPLQHFDKKEAKKMDRNTQLGLVAAREAVAHSGIIEDNVDKNRVGVIWGSGIGGLETFETEVLGWANTEIPRFNPFFIPKMIADITPGHISIEYGFHGPNYTTVSACASSANAIIDSKMLIQLGKADVIVCGGSEAAVTASGVGGFNAMMALSTRNDDPKTASRPFDKDRDGFVLGEGAGCIVLEEYEHAVKRGATIYAELLGGGLSADAHHMTAPHPEGLGAYLVMKNCLEDAGLTADEVDHINMHGTSTPLGDIAESNAISKLLGEHAYDIQINSTKSMTGHLLGAAGVIEAIAALGTIIHGTVPPTINHFTDDENIDSRLNFTFNTAVKKDVKVAMSNTFGFGGHNACVLFKKI is encoded by the coding sequence ATGGAATTAAAAAGAGTAGTTGTAACCGGATTTGGAGCAATAACACCAATAGGAAATAATGCAAAAGAATACTGGGAAAATCTTGTGAAAGGTGAGAGCGGTGCCGCTCCGATTACTCTTTTTGATGCCACAAACTTTAAAACTAAGTTTGCTTGCGAGGTAAAAAATTTCGATCCGTTACAGCATTTCGATAAGAAAGAAGCTAAAAAAATGGATAGAAATACTCAATTGGGACTTGTTGCTGCAAGAGAAGCAGTAGCGCATTCCGGCATTATTGAAGACAATGTAGATAAAAACAGAGTTGGTGTAATCTGGGGTTCCGGAATCGGAGGATTAGAGACTTTTGAAACTGAAGTGTTAGGATGGGCCAATACGGAAATTCCGAGATTCAACCCTTTCTTTATCCCAAAAATGATTGCGGATATCACTCCAGGACATATCTCAATTGAATACGGTTTCCACGGACCAAATTATACAACTGTATCTGCATGTGCATCTTCAGCAAATGCTATAATTGATTCCAAAATGCTGATCCAGTTAGGAAAAGCAGACGTGATTGTGTGCGGAGGCTCTGAAGCAGCCGTTACAGCAAGTGGTGTCGGTGGATTCAACGCAATGATGGCACTTTCTACAAGAAATGACGATCCAAAAACAGCTTCACGACCTTTCGACAAAGACAGAGATGGATTTGTATTAGGTGAAGGGGCAGGATGTATCGTTCTTGAAGAATATGAGCACGCCGTAAAACGTGGTGCTACAATTTATGCAGAATTACTGGGAGGTGGTTTAAGTGCTGATGCACATCACATGACTGCTCCACATCCTGAAGGCCTTGGCGCTTATCTGGTAATGAAAAACTGTTTGGAAGATGCAGGCTTAACTGCTGATGAAGTAGATCATATCAACATGCATGGTACTTCTACTCCATTAGGAGACATCGCAGAATCCAATGCAATTTCAAAATTATTAGGCGAGCATGCTTATGACATTCAGATTAATTCTACAAAATCAATGACTGGCCATCTTTTAGGTGCTGCGGGTGTAATTGAAGCTATCGCTGCATTGGGAACTATTATTCATGGTACTGTTCCTCCAACCATCAACCATTTTACTGATGATGAAAATATTGACAGCCGATTAAACTTTACGTTTAATACAGCTGTGAAGAAAGATGTAAAAGTAGCCATGAGCAATACTTTTGGATTTGGCGGGCACAACGCTTGCGTTCTATTTAAGAAAATCTAA
- a CDS encoding acyl carrier protein, protein MSDIASRVKAIIADKLDVEETEVTPEASFTNDLGADSLDTVELIMEFEKEFNIQIPDDQAEKITTVGHAIAYIEEVVNK, encoded by the coding sequence ATGTCAGACATTGCATCAAGAGTAAAAGCTATCATCGCTGATAAGCTTGACGTTGAAGAAACAGAAGTAACTCCTGAAGCTAGCTTCACTAACGATTTAGGAGCTGATTCACTAGATACAGTTGAGTTAATCATGGAATTTGAAAAAGAATTTAACATTCAGATCCCTGATGATCAAGCTGAAAAAATTACTACTGTAGGACACGCTATCGCTTACATCGAAGAAGTAGTAAATAAATAA
- the hutG gene encoding formimidoylglutamase, protein MSTIWQGRLDGEELLYHRIFQRVKEERNYDNISTGDFALHGFAVDEGVRRNKGRQGAKDAPDVIRKNMSNFPVILPDFSMLDFGNVTCEDGNLENTQNNLAKNVSKVLLKGGKSLVLGGGHEVTYAHYLGVKTAFPEQKIGIINIDAHFDNRQPEKGVGPSSGTGFWQIAQEGPIHSLHIGIQRNSNTLKLFDTAHQYGMKYILADELFFENLTSVYQRIDELLDSVDYAYLTICMDVFNASVAPGVSAAAYNGIFADTAFMHFYRHILKNKKLVALDVAEVNPSFDIQDRTARLAACLVNEWLMI, encoded by the coding sequence ATGAGTACTATTTGGCAAGGCAGATTGGACGGAGAAGAACTTCTCTATCACAGAATATTTCAACGGGTAAAAGAAGAACGTAATTACGACAATATTTCTACAGGAGATTTTGCATTGCACGGTTTTGCTGTAGATGAAGGAGTAAGAAGAAACAAAGGCCGTCAGGGAGCAAAAGATGCTCCAGATGTGATCAGGAAAAATATGTCTAATTTTCCGGTGATTCTTCCTGACTTTTCCATGCTGGACTTTGGGAATGTTACCTGTGAAGACGGCAATCTGGAAAATACACAGAATAACCTTGCCAAAAATGTGTCAAAAGTACTTTTAAAAGGAGGAAAATCTCTTGTTTTAGGTGGAGGTCATGAAGTGACGTATGCTCATTATCTGGGCGTTAAAACAGCCTTTCCGGAACAGAAAATAGGAATCATCAATATCGATGCCCATTTCGATAACAGACAGCCGGAAAAAGGAGTAGGACCAAGCTCCGGAACCGGGTTTTGGCAGATTGCTCAGGAAGGACCTATCCATTCTTTGCATATTGGAATCCAGAGAAACTCCAATACATTAAAGCTTTTTGATACCGCTCATCAGTATGGAATGAAATATATTCTGGCAGACGAATTATTTTTTGAAAATCTTACCTCCGTCTATCAGCGTATTGACGAACTGCTGGACAGTGTAGATTATGCCTATCTTACCATTTGCATGGACGTCTTTAATGCATCAGTCGCTCCTGGAGTTTCCGCGGCGGCATATAACGGTATCTTTGCAGATACAGCTTTTATGCATTTTTACAGACATATCTTAAAAAATAAAAAACTGGTAGCGCTGGACGTGGCAGAAGTGAACCCTTCTTTCGATATCCAGGACAGAACAGCAAGACTGGCAGCATGTCTTGTGAATGAATGGCTAATGATTTAA
- a CDS encoding FMN-binding negative transcriptional regulator: MFIPKLYRSEDYNLMREIIKENSFALLISSVDKIRATHSMMMLNEDDPQNVYIETHISRANPQAKTLQDGDEVLCDFLGAHTYISSSWYDHINVSTWNYEAVQIRGKVEIMDHDELYVHLDKLTSKYENFQQCPMMVKDMGREFVEKEMKGAFGIKVIPTEIFIKQKLSQNRKESDFNNIISQLEQSDDNARKIAEKMKLIKK; encoded by the coding sequence ATGTTTATACCTAAATTATACAGAAGCGAAGATTACAATTTGATGAGAGAGATTATCAAAGAAAACTCTTTTGCTTTACTGATTTCTTCTGTTGATAAGATACGGGCAACCCATTCTATGATGATGCTTAATGAAGATGATCCTCAAAATGTCTATATTGAAACTCATATTTCAAGAGCAAATCCCCAGGCAAAAACCTTACAAGATGGTGATGAAGTTCTTTGTGACTTTTTGGGAGCCCACACTTATATATCCAGCAGCTGGTATGATCATATTAATGTTTCCACTTGGAATTATGAGGCGGTACAAATCCGGGGAAAAGTTGAAATAATGGATCATGATGAACTGTATGTCCATTTGGATAAATTAACGTCCAAATATGAAAATTTCCAGCAATGTCCAATGATGGTGAAAGACATGGGAAGGGAATTTGTGGAAAAGGAAATGAAAGGTGCTTTTGGGATTAAAGTTATTCCAACCGAAATATTCATCAAACAAAAACTTTCTCAGAACAGAAAAGAAAGTGATTTTAATAATATTATCAGCCAACTTGAACAGTCTGATGATAACGCAAGAAAAATTGCGGAGAAAATGAAATTAATAAAGAAATAA
- the rpsU gene encoding 30S ribosomal protein S21 produces MLIIPVKDGESIDRALKKYKRKFDKTGTVRQLRSRQQFIKPSVTLRQARLKAAYKQRALSKEEQA; encoded by the coding sequence ATGTTAATAATTCCAGTAAAAGATGGTGAATCCATCGACAGAGCTTTAAAAAAATACAAGAGAAAATTTGATAAAACAGGAACTGTTCGTCAATTAAGATCTAGACAACAGTTTATTAAGCCTTCTGTAACTTTGAGACAAGCTAGACTAAAAGCAGCTTACAAACAAAGAGCGCTTAGCAAAGAAGAGCAGGCTTAA
- the hutI gene encoding imidazolonepropionase, whose protein sequence is MKLIGPFKQVVTLANLPLRGKLSDEQLEIIADGGIVVDQNTIQKVGSFETLKTENPTIEIEHIEGEQVVLPAFVDSHTHICFGGNRANDFAMRNAGKTYLEIAESGGGIWSSVQHTRNASEEELLKTLIERINFLVDLGITTIEVKSGYGLDVESELKMLRIIKKAQNETKATLVPTCLSAHLKPKDFEGSNPEYLEYILTEILPKVKEEELANRVDIFIEKSAFQPEESKEFLLKAKELGFEITVHADQFTPGSSRIAVEVGAKSADHLEATIDEDIQFLAESDTVATALPGASLGLGEKFTPARKLLDAGAIVAIASDWNPGSAPMGNLITQASILATFQKLTTAEVLAGMTFRAAFALDLEDRGQLETGKKADFVTFKTNNFQNILYNQGSLKTEHVYIDGNLI, encoded by the coding sequence ATGAAATTAATAGGACCATTTAAGCAGGTGGTAACACTTGCTAACTTACCCTTAAGAGGAAAACTTTCTGATGAACAGCTTGAAATTATTGCAGACGGAGGAATTGTAGTAGATCAGAATACCATTCAGAAAGTTGGAAGTTTTGAAACATTAAAAACAGAAAATCCCACTATAGAAATTGAACATATTGAAGGAGAGCAGGTTGTTCTTCCTGCTTTTGTAGATTCACATACCCATATTTGTTTCGGAGGAAACCGTGCCAACGATTTTGCGATGCGTAATGCAGGGAAAACTTACCTTGAGATTGCAGAAAGCGGTGGTGGAATCTGGAGTTCCGTACAGCATACAAGAAATGCATCAGAAGAAGAACTGTTAAAAACTTTAATAGAAAGAATCAACTTTTTGGTTGATCTGGGAATTACCACCATTGAAGTGAAGAGCGGCTACGGTCTGGATGTGGAAAGCGAGTTGAAGATGCTTAGAATTATTAAAAAAGCACAGAATGAAACTAAAGCCACTTTAGTTCCTACCTGCCTTTCAGCACATTTAAAACCAAAAGATTTTGAAGGAAGCAACCCTGAATATCTGGAATATATCCTTACCGAAATTTTACCGAAAGTAAAAGAAGAAGAATTGGCAAACAGAGTAGATATTTTTATTGAAAAATCTGCTTTTCAGCCTGAAGAAAGTAAAGAATTCTTATTAAAAGCAAAAGAATTAGGTTTTGAAATTACCGTTCATGCAGATCAGTTTACCCCTGGAAGTTCAAGAATTGCAGTAGAAGTAGGAGCGAAGTCTGCAGACCATCTGGAAGCAACCATTGATGAAGATATTCAATTCCTTGCAGAGTCTGACACCGTAGCAACAGCTCTTCCCGGAGCGAGCCTTGGACTTGGCGAGAAATTTACCCCTGCAAGAAAATTATTAGACGCAGGTGCTATCGTGGCTATTGCTAGTGACTGGAATCCGGGCTCTGCCCCAATGGGAAATCTCATTACCCAGGCATCTATTTTAGCCACCTTCCAAAAGCTTACAACAGCTGAAGTTTTGGCAGGGATGACCTTCCGTGCTGCTTTTGCATTGGATCTTGAAGACAGAGGACAATTGGAAACAGGGAAAAAGGCAGATTTTGTCACTTTTAAAACCAATAATTTCCAGAATATACTGTATAACCAGGGAAGCCTGAAAACTGAACATGTTTATATTGATGGAAATCTTATATAA
- the ruvB gene encoding Holliday junction branch migration DNA helicase RuvB: MPDFLHPDKENYSNEELMQEEQIRPQSFKDFAGQRKTLENLEVFVTAAKRRGGALDHVLLHGPPGLGKTTLANIIANELGVNCKITSGPVLDKPGSLAGLLTNLEENDVLFIDEIHRLSPVVEEYLYSAMEDYKIDIMLETGPNARSVQIALNPFTLVGATTRSGMLTKPMLARFGIQSRLEYYSIELLSTIIQRSARVLGVVIYEDAAIEIARRSRGTPRIANALLRRVRDFAEIKGNGEIEIKITKYALDSLNVDEFGLDEMDNKIMRVMIENFKGKPVGISALATSIAENPETLEEVYEPFLIQEGFIIRTPRGREVTDKAYKHLNITRPKNPGELF; this comes from the coding sequence ATGCCAGATTTTTTACATCCAGATAAGGAAAACTACTCAAACGAGGAGCTGATGCAGGAAGAGCAGATCCGTCCCCAAAGCTTTAAAGATTTTGCGGGACAGAGAAAAACGCTGGAGAACCTTGAAGTTTTTGTTACCGCTGCGAAAAGACGTGGCGGAGCACTAGATCATGTTTTATTACACGGTCCGCCGGGGCTTGGTAAAACGACTTTGGCCAATATTATCGCTAATGAACTTGGGGTAAACTGCAAGATTACTTCCGGGCCAGTATTGGATAAGCCGGGAAGTTTAGCGGGCTTATTGACCAATCTGGAAGAAAATGATGTTCTTTTCATTGATGAGATTCATCGTCTTTCTCCTGTAGTGGAAGAATACCTGTATTCTGCTATGGAAGACTATAAGATTGATATTATGCTGGAAACAGGTCCCAATGCCAGAAGTGTACAGATCGCCTTAAATCCGTTTACTCTGGTGGGAGCTACTACAAGAAGTGGAATGCTTACGAAGCCAATGCTTGCCCGATTCGGGATTCAGAGCAGGCTGGAATATTATTCTATTGAACTTTTATCAACCATTATTCAGAGAAGTGCAAGGGTTTTAGGAGTTGTCATTTATGAAGATGCTGCGATAGAAATAGCAAGAAGAAGCCGTGGAACGCCAAGGATTGCCAATGCATTACTGAGAAGAGTACGTGATTTTGCCGAAATCAAAGGAAACGGTGAGATTGAGATCAAGATTACCAAATATGCTTTGGATTCTTTAAACGTGGACGAATTTGGTCTGGATGAAATGGATAATAAAATCATGCGTGTCATGATTGAAAATTTTAAAGGAAAACCGGTTGGTATTTCTGCCCTGGCAACATCAATTGCCGAAAATCCGGAAACCCTGGAAGAAGTATATGAACCGTTTCTGATCCAGGAAGGTTTTATTATCCGAACTCCAAGAGGACGGGAAGTTACCGACAAAGCTTACAAACATTTGAATATTACAAGACCTAAAAACCCGGGAGAACTATTTTAA
- a CDS encoding aldehyde dehydrogenase family protein: protein MEQLIESKLIKADKAFSVWRKVPFEERQKLIAKAAEILKNNSEKFGKIITTEMNKPISESIAEVEKCALMMNYYAGAENTLQPEKVESEFAYSEVHYAPKGVILGVMPWNFPFWQVLRFATPAILAGNTIVLKHASICFGSGNAIEEVLLEAGFPEGVFQNLEVGHKAVKEILEHDTIKGVSLTGSGKAGGEVASIAGLNIKKSLLELGGSDAFIIFDDADLEEAARAGVKSRLQNCGQTCTAAKRFIIDEKIEDQFLPIFIEEYKKYEIGDPLDKETKLAGMARPDLADELEAQFNRALENGAEIIIPLERVSENEFKPGLIRVKEGNPILKEELFGPLGMVMIAKNDEEALQMANDIPFGLSNSVWTKNKDRQLFFIENLESGTVNINRMTSSDPRFPFGGSKASGYGTELSLLALKEFVTAKTIVGN, encoded by the coding sequence ATGGAACAATTAATTGAAAGCAAGCTTATTAAAGCAGATAAAGCGTTTTCAGTGTGGAGAAAAGTGCCGTTTGAGGAAAGGCAGAAGTTAATTGCAAAAGCAGCGGAAATTTTAAAGAATAATTCGGAGAAATTTGGAAAGATAATTACAACAGAAATGAATAAACCCATTTCAGAATCTATTGCTGAAGTGGAAAAGTGTGCTTTAATGATGAATTATTATGCAGGCGCCGAGAATACTTTACAACCAGAAAAAGTAGAATCGGAATTTGCTTATTCTGAAGTTCACTATGCTCCGAAAGGAGTAATCTTAGGTGTAATGCCGTGGAATTTTCCTTTCTGGCAGGTATTGAGATTTGCTACTCCTGCCATTTTAGCAGGAAATACAATAGTTTTGAAGCATGCTTCAATTTGTTTCGGAAGCGGAAATGCCATTGAAGAAGTTCTTCTGGAAGCAGGTTTTCCGGAAGGTGTTTTCCAGAATCTTGAGGTAGGACATAAAGCGGTAAAGGAAATCCTTGAACATGATACTATAAAAGGGGTAAGCTTGACAGGCAGCGGAAAAGCCGGAGGAGAAGTTGCTTCAATAGCCGGTTTAAATATCAAAAAATCTTTGCTTGAATTAGGTGGAAGTGATGCGTTTATTATTTTTGATGATGCAGATCTTGAAGAAGCAGCCAGAGCCGGTGTAAAATCAAGACTTCAAAACTGCGGGCAAACCTGTACTGCGGCAAAAAGATTTATCATTGATGAAAAAATTGAAGATCAGTTCTTACCAATCTTCATTGAAGAATATAAGAAATATGAGATTGGAGATCCTTTAGATAAAGAAACCAAACTGGCCGGAATGGCGAGACCTGACCTTGCTGATGAACTGGAAGCTCAGTTCAACAGGGCATTGGAAAATGGTGCTGAAATTATTATTCCTCTGGAAAGAGTTTCTGAAAATGAATTTAAACCAGGTTTAATCAGAGTGAAGGAAGGAAATCCTATTTTAAAAGAAGAACTTTTCGGACCTCTGGGTATGGTGATGATTGCAAAAAATGATGAAGAGGCTTTACAAATGGCCAATGATATTCCATTCGGGCTTTCCAATTCCGTATGGACTAAAAATAAAGACCGTCAGCTATTCTTCATTGAAAACCTTGAATCTGGAACAGTCAATATCAACCGTATGACAAGCTCTGATCCCCGTTTTCCTTTCGGAGGATCAAAAGCTTCCGGATATGGAACAGAATTGTCTTTACTGGCTTTAAAAGAATTTGTAACAGCTAAGACGATTGTAGGAAATTAA
- a CDS encoding IPExxxVDY family protein, with translation MEIQKLYDLDDIEFEDIAIGLVRLAKDIPAHEFFYKINQINNLSFSRKKDLVFHGGYYDYFFPRYEAYHKFSKTCFTFISNKSSESKQKKIQTELFTEEENIKFLLNNQVDVEYILHSSEQFPDFSVILLPENLVFPIQDYTLSSEEELYQIIQYYE, from the coding sequence TTGGAAATTCAAAAACTTTATGATCTTGATGATATAGAATTTGAAGATATTGCCATAGGATTGGTAAGATTAGCCAAAGATATACCTGCTCACGAGTTTTTCTACAAAATAAATCAAATCAACAACCTCAGTTTTTCAAGAAAGAAAGATCTTGTCTTTCATGGAGGTTATTATGATTATTTTTTTCCAAGATATGAAGCCTATCACAAGTTTTCGAAGACCTGTTTTACCTTCATTTCCAATAAATCTTCCGAAAGTAAGCAAAAAAAAATCCAGACAGAACTCTTTACAGAAGAAGAAAACATTAAATTTTTATTAAATAATCAGGTAGATGTGGAATATATTCTGCATAGTTCGGAACAGTTTCCTGATTTTTCCGTAATTTTGCTCCCTGAAAATCTTGTTTTTCCAATTCAAGATTATACATTGAGTTCTGAAGAGGAACTTTATCAAATTATCCAGTATTATGAATAA
- the pyk gene encoding pyruvate kinase: MNKYLKKTKIIATLGPASSSKEVMLDLMKAGVDIFRINFSHADYDLVRKNIEIIRELNSEYGYSVGILGDLQGPKLRVGVVKEGSYLNPGDILTFTNEKMEGDSTKVYMTYQQFPQDVKVGERILIDDGKLMLEVIETNEKDTVKAKTIQGGPLSSKKGVNLPNTNVSLPALTEKDVQDANFMLDMEVDWIALSFVRHAQDIIDLKELIANHPNGKFKTPIIAKIEKPEGVKNIDEILLECDGLMVARGDLGVEVPMEEVPAIQKNLVEKARFYSKPVIIATQMMETMINSLTPTRAEVNDVANSVLDGADAVMLSGETSVGRYPVQVVENMAKIVKNIETTHFYQHKNEPIEKDYNCIDERFITNRVCLAAVRIAKTTNVSAIVTLTHSGYTAFQLAAHRPNSHIIVYSGNRRVITMLNLLWGVHAYYYDMKKSTDETIIQVNMLTHNYGYIETGDFVININATPSYEGGKTNTLRLTTV; the protein is encoded by the coding sequence ATGAATAAGTATTTAAAGAAGACAAAAATTATCGCAACACTAGGGCCTGCTTCATCGTCGAAGGAGGTAATGTTAGATCTAATGAAAGCGGGTGTTGATATTTTCAGAATAAATTTTTCGCATGCAGATTACGACTTAGTTCGAAAAAATATTGAAATAATTAGAGAGCTAAACAGTGAGTATGGTTATTCTGTAGGAATCCTCGGCGATCTACAGGGACCTAAACTGAGAGTGGGAGTTGTAAAGGAAGGATCTTATCTGAACCCGGGTGACATTCTTACCTTCACCAATGAAAAGATGGAGGGAGATTCCACAAAGGTGTACATGACGTACCAACAGTTTCCACAAGACGTAAAAGTAGGGGAAAGAATCCTTATTGATGACGGGAAACTAATGCTGGAGGTTATCGAAACCAATGAAAAAGATACTGTAAAAGCAAAAACCATTCAGGGAGGTCCGTTAAGTTCTAAAAAAGGAGTTAATCTACCTAATACAAATGTTTCTCTTCCTGCATTAACGGAAAAAGATGTTCAGGATGCTAATTTCATGCTTGACATGGAAGTTGACTGGATTGCTCTTTCTTTCGTACGTCACGCACAGGACATTATTGACCTGAAAGAATTAATTGCAAACCACCCGAACGGTAAATTCAAGACTCCTATTATTGCGAAGATTGAAAAACCTGAAGGCGTTAAAAATATTGATGAAATCCTTCTTGAATGCGACGGATTAATGGTAGCACGTGGAGACCTTGGGGTAGAAGTTCCTATGGAGGAAGTTCCTGCGATCCAGAAAAACCTGGTAGAAAAAGCAAGATTCTACTCTAAACCTGTTATCATTGCCACTCAGATGATGGAAACGATGATCAACAGCTTAACACCAACAAGAGCGGAAGTAAACGACGTTGCGAACTCTGTATTGGACGGAGCTGATGCTGTAATGCTTTCCGGAGAAACTTCAGTAGGCAGATATCCGGTACAGGTTGTGGAAAACATGGCTAAAATTGTAAAAAATATCGAAACTACTCATTTCTACCAACACAAAAATGAGCCTATCGAGAAAGATTATAACTGTATTGATGAAAGATTCATTACCAACAGGGTTTGTCTTGCAGCAGTAAGAATTGCTAAAACAACCAATGTTTCTGCTATTGTAACCCTTACTCATTCAGGATATACAGCCTTCCAGCTTGCAGCACACAGACCAAACTCCCACATCATCGTATATAGTGGTAACAGAAGAGTAATTACGATGTTGAACCTTCTTTGGGGTGTACATGCCTATTACTACGATATGAAGAAGTCTACTGACGAAACGATCATCCAGGTCAATATGTTAACGCATAACTATGGTTATATTGAAACCGGAGATTTCGTCATCAATATCAATGCTACTCCATCATATGAAGGTGGAAAAACGAATACATTGAGACTTACGACAGTATAA
- a CDS encoding tyrosine-type recombinase/integrase → MLEKFLEYLQFEKRYSPHTITSYQKDLEDFSHFFLRTESSDNLTKADKKIIRNFIVELSENDISKRSINRKLSSLRSFYLFLLKIGEITVSPVEGISSLKFYAEKQIPMSKEEMTDLNERVFEQVHDVLEKCIMEVLYQTGMRKAELCGLIFENVDLYGNELKVIGKGNKERVIPVSNELSELLKSYLEIRNPQTEFKSYFFVNKKGKKLNEKFVYVVVNKYLSLVTTKEKKSPHILRHSFATHVLDNGAEISKVKKILGHSSLASTQVYTNANIEQLKKVFNQAHPRASKKEEL, encoded by the coding sequence ATGCTGGAAAAGTTTTTAGAATACTTACAATTCGAAAAAAGATATTCTCCTCATACCATCACAAGCTACCAAAAAGACCTTGAAGACTTTTCCCATTTCTTTCTCCGAACAGAATCTTCCGACAATTTAACTAAGGCAGACAAGAAAATTATCCGGAATTTTATTGTCGAACTGAGTGAAAATGACATTTCGAAAAGAAGTATCAACAGAAAATTATCTTCTCTCCGCAGTTTTTATCTTTTTCTTTTAAAAATTGGCGAAATTACAGTTTCTCCCGTTGAAGGAATTTCTTCCCTGAAGTTTTATGCTGAAAAACAGATTCCTATGTCTAAAGAGGAAATGACAGATCTCAATGAAAGAGTTTTTGAACAGGTACATGACGTACTTGAAAAGTGCATTATGGAGGTTCTTTATCAGACGGGAATGCGTAAAGCGGAACTTTGTGGCCTGATATTTGAGAATGTTGACTTATATGGAAATGAATTAAAAGTAATAGGAAAAGGGAATAAAGAAAGGGTAATTCCCGTTTCCAATGAATTGTCTGAACTTCTGAAAAGTTATCTGGAAATAAGAAATCCGCAGACAGAATTTAAATCATATTTTTTCGTCAATAAGAAAGGGAAAAAACTCAATGAAAAATTTGTTTATGTGGTAGTTAATAAGTACCTTAGTCTTGTAACAACGAAAGAAAAAAAAAGTCCTCACATCCTTCGGCATAGCTTTGCTACCCACGTATTGGATAATGGGGCGGAGATCTCCAAAGTGAAAAAAATATTAGGGCATTCCAGCCTTGCCAGTACTCAAGTCTATACGAATGCTAATATTGAACAATTGAAAAAAGTGTTTAATCAGGCTCACCCTCGAGCATCAAAAAAAGAAGAATTATGA